Below is a window of Georgenia soli DNA.
CATCGCGATTAATCGGGAGGTCGGTGGAAACCTCGCCGAGGTTCTCGACGGCGTCGGGCACACGATCCGAGAACGCAACCAGATACGCCGTCAGGTAAAGGCGCTGGCAGCCGAGGGAAAAATCTCCGTCTACGTCCTCATGGCCCTCCCTGTTGGCATCGCCGGTTTCCTTGGGGTCACCAATCCCTCCTACATGGCTCCCTTCACCGAGAGCGTTATTGGCTACGGTCTGCTGGGGATGTGCGTCGTGCTGTTCATTATCGGAGGCGTGTGGATGCGCAAGACCGTCAGGATCAAGTTCTGACCGCCCGAGCTGGAAAGGAGTGCCGAGCGTGCCGCCGCTGATACTGCTGGCCGCCGTCGTCACAAGCGTCTCGACAGGCGTGCTGGTCTGGGCGCTGACCGCGGGCCCGGACGTGACCCGCCAGCGCGTGGTGAACAACCTCCGTCGCGGGCTGTATCGCGACGCGAAATCCACGGCTGCAGAGGTACGAGATAACGAGCCAGGCGGTCTGGCCTCGCTAGCCCGCCGGCTCACTCCGGCCGGTATTGCGCGGCACTTGGACAACCTCCACGGCCGTGCAGGGCGGCCGGCGGCATGGCCGATGGAGCGACTGCTCGTGGCCAAGATCGTGCTGCCGGCGGCCGGCATGGGGCTGACCCTGCTTCTGGCGAGCAAACCGATCCTGCTCCTCCTGGGCATCGCCGTCATGATCGTGTGCTACTTCTTGCCCGAGCTCCTGCTCTACAGTCGCAGCATCGAACGTCAGGAGCAGATCACCCTGGAACTGGCCGACACCCTGGACCAGATGATGATCGCTGTCGAAGCGGGCCTGGGCTTCGACTCAGCGATGGCCAGAGCCGGGAAGAACGGCAAAGGCCCGCTCGCTGAAGAGCTCGTCCGCACGCTGCAGGACATCCAGCTGGGGCAGTCCCGCCGGCAGGCCTACGAGTCCCTCGTTAGGCGTGCCGACGTCCCAGACCTTCGCCGGTTCATCCGAGCGATAATCCAGGCCGACGCTTATGGCATCGCCATCGCTGACGTGCTCCGCACCCAGGCATCGGAGATGCGGATGAAACGGCGCCAGCGGGCGGAGGAAAAGGCGATGCAAATCCCCGTCAAGGTGATCTTCCCGTTGATGGTCTGCATCCTCCCCGTGCTGTTCATCGTGCTCCTCGGCCCGGTCGCGATGAACATGATCCAGGTGTTCACAAACTGAAACGGCGCCCGCCATCCGCCCTCAGCGCCTCACTCGTCGGAATTGCTACCTCACCGTCACGGACCGAATGCACTACCGCCGCCCCAGCTAAGTCCAAGTGGTTCGCCTGTTGACGTGGCGTCCATCGCTGCGCTGGGCGCTGCAGGCGGACGTAACCACAGCAAGGACGAGGGTCGAGTGCGCCCCGGGAACACGCCGTCCGGCGGCAGTTGCGCCTAGCAGTTTCAGCGTTGGACGGGCTCCACGAGCCGTCCGAGTTCCGCGAGCCGTGCCTCGCACACCTCGACGATGTCCTGCACGATTTCGGCCGTCGACCGGAGCCCTCGGAAGCTGCCCACCACCTGCCCGACGAAGAAGGACTCCAGCTCGCGGGCGGGCCCACTCCCCTTCTCGGCGGTGACGTCGATCCGCTCCCACGCCTCCCGGACGAGCATGGACTGCAGCGGCATCGGCAGGGGGGACGGCGCCCCCGGCGCCTGCCACTCGTCGGTCCACGCACTGCGCAGCTGCCGGGCGGACTTGCCCGTCCGGGTCGTCGAGACGACGGTGTCCGAGCTGGTCGCCTCGAGCAGCTTCTCCTTGATCACCTGGCTTGCGGCGTCCTCGTGGCTGGAGAGCCAGACGGAACCGGCCCACCCACCGGCCGCACCCAGCGCCAGTGCGGCCGCGAGCTGCGGGCCGCTCGCGATCCCTCCCGCGGCGAGCACCGGCACGTCGCCGGCGATCTCGACCACCTCCGGCGTGAGCACCATGGTGGCGACGTTGCCGGTATGCCCGCCGGCTTCAGTCCCCTGGGCCACGATAAGGTCGACGCCGGCGGCGAGCTGTTTCTCGGCATGCTCACGCTTGCCCACCAGGGCCGCGACCGGCACCCCCTGCGCCTTCGCGCGCTCGAGCATCGCCGGCGGCGGCGTACCGAGGGCGTTGGCGACCAGCGCGATGCGGTGGGAGAACGCCACGTCGAGAAGTTCCGAGACGATCGCGGTGTCCATGTTGGTCTCGAGGCTGGCATCGATCCGGCCGAGCCGGTCGAGGGCATCGTTCTCACTCACTGGCGGGATGTCGTACTTCTCCAGGAGCCCGTCGACGAACCGGCGGTGATCGTCGGGGATCTGGCTGCGCAGATCGGTCACCAGCGTGTTGAGGTCTTGCTGAGTGGTGCTGGCGGGCACCATCAGATCTACGCCATAGGGTCGCCCACCGAGCTGCTCCTCGATCCAGGTGAGCTGTTCGTCGAGCTCCTCCGGGGAGTACATCGTGGCTCCCAGCACTCCGAGCGCACCGGCCCGTGAGACCTCGGCAACCACGGCGGGGGTGCGGTTGAAACCGGCGAGCGGGTGCTCGACACCAACCAGCTCAGTGAAGGCAGTGCGCATATTCG
It encodes the following:
- a CDS encoding NAD(P)H-dependent flavin oxidoreductase, whose product is MRTAFTELVGVEHPLAGFNRTPAVVAEVSRAGALGVLGATMYSPEELDEQLTWIEEQLGGRPYGVDLMVPASTTQQDLNTLVTDLRSQIPDDHRRFVDGLLEKYDIPPVSENDALDRLGRIDASLETNMDTAIVSELLDVAFSHRIALVANALGTPPPAMLERAKAQGVPVAALVGKREHAEKQLAAGVDLIVAQGTEAGGHTGNVATMVLTPEVVEIAGDVPVLAAGGIASGPQLAAALALGAAGGWAGSVWLSSHEDAASQVIKEKLLEATSSDTVVSTTRTGKSARQLRSAWTDEWQAPGAPSPLPMPLQSMLVREAWERIDVTAEKGSGPARELESFFVGQVVGSFRGLRSTAEIVQDIVEVCEARLAELGRLVEPVQR
- a CDS encoding type II secretion system F family protein, coding for MPPLILLAAVVTSVSTGVLVWALTAGPDVTRQRVVNNLRRGLYRDAKSTAAEVRDNEPGGLASLARRLTPAGIARHLDNLHGRAGRPAAWPMERLLVAKIVLPAAGMGLTLLLASKPILLLLGIAVMIVCYFLPELLLYSRSIERQEQITLELADTLDQMMIAVEAGLGFDSAMARAGKNGKGPLAEELVRTLQDIQLGQSRRQAYESLVRRADVPDLRRFIRAIIQADAYGIAIADVLRTQASEMRMKRRQRAEEKAMQIPVKVIFPLMVCILPVLFIVLLGPVAMNMIQVFTN